The genome window AGCTATGGAATACGAACACTGCGCGGAAGTCTTTAGCGCCAAGACCTAAACCGATGCCAACCTCACCCATTTTCATAAACGTGTGTTTACCAGTCTTATTGTTTTTGACTACACCATATCCGCCACCGAAACTGGCAAAAATAATATTGATATTAACGTTGCTGAATACAGCATAACCTGGGGCACTGGAAATTTGAGATTTAACGTCTGGCTTTAGTTTATAGAGGTCTGACAGCACTTCATTTTTCATGGCGAGAACTGACTGGCGCTTTTCCGCTGAAGTTTTACCACCAGTAGTAGCACACCCCCCAATGCTTAATGATAGTATTATACAAA of Anaerolineae bacterium contains these proteins:
- a CDS encoding YSC84-related protein, producing the protein MNRISAVICIILSLSIGGCATTGGKTSAEKRQSVLAMKNEVLSDLYKLKPDVKSQISSAPGYAVFSNVNINIIFASFGGGYGVVKNNKTGKHTFMKMGEVGIGLGLGAKDFRAVFVFHSSDTMKRFLEHGWAFGAQADAAAKASDKGAAVGGEATVDNITIYQLTETGLALQATVKGTKYWKDDSLN